CCCAAAACTCACTATCTCCCCCGATGCTCAAAGACGGGTTCATACGctttctcccttttttcttCTCCTCCATGAATTTCGAGttgttaaaaaaattaatgaatGAGTGAAATCAATAAAAACCCATTTAACATGTTTAGGAGAAAAATACTATTCCTTCCCTTCCTTATATTCTTCTCCGGAGCTACTCAAAAGTAAAAGAGAATCTTATAAGTTCTTTCTaatctataaaaaaaatataaccaCGTCTCATATAAGGTCTGAGTATTTTAAGAATCTGATCAAATATCGGATACCCATACAGATTTTTGATTTTTCCAACATTGGATATTAGATATCAGATATAATATGCACATGTATCAACAACATacaatttctaatttatttcggacaaaacaaagaaaaaccaGGGATTTGCCCTAAATCTAAAAAACAAAATCTCACGCCACATCTCTCTTCATCTCTCTTCTAGTCACCTTTCTCTCATCTCTCATCTCAAAATATCATCAGCGAGCGGCCACCCATTACCCATACCCATCATTTTCCGCATCACTGTCCTCCACTACAACCCCCGAGCCACGTCCTTCAAGCTGGCCACCACGACAATTCTTCCCAATATTTCACCCGTTGGTACTTATTTGCTTTATTTTGATATTTGAGTGCATAATTCATACACAACAATCCCTTCTTCACCTATCAAAGCTTGAACCCCAACTCGAtcgtttttgaagaatttaggTTCTTTTGACTTATTTATATTTTAGCCGAAAAACCCAAAGGATACTTGCTGAAACCCTAGTACATTTCAATGGGTAAAGAATGGACGATATTGGTACCGAAAACATAAGTTGCATCTTGTACCTCTTGATGGTATTGAAAATGATAATcagttttttgttgttgggTCTCGTATTATTGTATGTGCAGGGATGTTTATCAAATATAAGCACGATGAAAAATTGATAGAATCGTTCTGGATATTTGATATCTGAATTACCCgatcaaaaaaaaatatcaaattttcaaATATCGAATATCTGGGATTTTCTTATCAGATACAAATATCATCAGAATTTTCGAATACGAATATCCGATACGTGCTCTCCCCTATATAGGGTAAAGGTGGCCACCAAACCAAACAAAAAATCatgtttttataaaaattacatcaaatatTCAAAGTTCTAACAATATGTAAAGAGTTGGTATTGACTTAAGTTACTTAATTTGCTACTATTCAAAGCTCCAATAAACcatgtttagttaaaagttgatGTTACAAACTACTTCAACTAAaaaattattgttattaaaaaATCATTGTTAAACCGCGAACCAAACAACAGTAAACCGTATTAATGTGGTATGGTTTGGTTTGATTTCATCTGTTTTGGCATGTAATATGGTTTGGTTTGAAAAAATGTTAAACTATATTTGATTAGGTTTGGGTTTCGTTCCAATCCACACAAACAGAAACGTGTTCACCCCTGACGTTTTATAGTTGCGCATTAATTGCCCCTAATTGTTGACGGCCGTCAAGTTGCCGTTAGTATCACTTTACCATTATCCCCTAAGGAAGTTATGGGAAAAATTTACAGTCGACTCTCAAATTTGTCAAAACTTTTCAAAACATACTCTCCCGTTGCGGCAACTCATGTTTTGCCTGCAAAAATGGGGGATTTCGAATCTGCCGTTGACCAAATCCTAGTTTGAACTAATTTTAAGAAGCTGAACTTCATGGTAGAATTACCTCCCAATTCCCATTAAATCAGGGAAGGCTCATCTTCGTCGCCCTCTGCCAGTGGTAATGGTCCCACTTTGAGTCTTCGGCAATCACCCTCCCAACTCCCATGAAATCGGGGAAGGCTCCTCTTCGTCGCCCGATTGTTCTCCAATGGTCCCACTTTGAGTCTTCAGAAATAATTAACTcaaccctttttttttgttctagAATTGCGAATCGCAGCATCGCTCAGGTAATATACACTCccgatctctctctctcttagttttaaaaagcgcgaagCGCACTGAAGCGCCCTTGGAGCTTAAGCGCAAAGCGAAAGCGCACGCTTTTCGTAGGCGAAGCGCAtccgaaaaaaataataaattttcaaaagttcagaaaatatggagaaaatatggaaagaaaagatgaaaataaaaagagaaatcaaaacgataaaagaaaaattcagaatcCGACGGGAAAAATCCGTCGAGAAGGCTAGAGAAATCAGGCTACGGGAGAAAATTGCACTAGGGTTTTCAAAAACTTtccaaatattcgctttttaaaaaaaatcccgtgatactttaaaaaagaagattagagtcacgtggctttattttttattaaaaagaagGATCGAATGTGCCCAGACTACAGGATGCGCAGAAGCACCGAAGCGCTAGGAAACGCGCGCTTCTTGTATTTCGCTAGGCTTCGGCTGGCAGAAGCGTTTTGTTGTGAGCTTCCGAGCTTTAAGTCCAAAAaagcgcgctttttaaaacCTCCCACGTTGGATTGTTAATGTGGATGCTCAGATCATTTTTTAAGTGAATTTCgaatttgattttgtaaaatggACTTGATTTGGGAAGCTTGggacttagttttaaaaagcgcgcttTAGCGTGGGGCGGCTGGGGGCGCAGCTGGGATCGCGCCAGGAAAGAATAGCGTAGCGAGGTACAAGGTGCACGCGCCTTCTGCGCTTTTTGTGGAAGCGCGCTACTGTTGAAGCCCACGCTTCTTGTGTTCTGGGCGCAGGAAAAAGAAAGTCAGCGTcttaaatgaaataaattaaCACGTGACTATCATGTGATCCATTTTTAATGGGTTTTTGTTGGGTTTAACGGGCAGAATAGTAAGTTTACGAGAGAGAAAATCCTACCTGCGAATTTTGGGGGTTTTGGAGAAACCCTAGCTGCGATTTTAGAGCTGTTTCCAGTCACCTTGCTGCTGCCGAATTTCTCCGGCCATCAAGCCATAGAATCGCCGGAAAATTCCGCATCGTCAGGTTAAttcaattgttattttttttcgTTCTTCTctctttgtttttcaatttttcattcttcttcttcctctgtttttttgAATCTCATCTTCACTGATCTTCTCCATCTTCTTTTTTTTCGATTTCTCATCTCTGATCTTCTTCTCTGTACTTTTTTTgtgcatttatttattttattttttctgggCTATGCGTTTctgaaagaagaagaaaaggtaGCGCTTTctggaagaagaagaaaaaaaagaatgaGCTGTCGTTTATGGgtttctctttttttatttacttttttattcatttatttacttttttattCTGATATTTTTATTCtgtctttaattatttttttaatgctTTTTTTATTCTGATTTTGAATTCTTTTTTATCCTgatttttaattcattttttttattcttttctaattctgtttttgattttttttttttttaatacttttCTCTCTACGTTGTTTTTTAAACTAATCGGTTGCTCTGTTGTTACAGTAGCTTGTTTTACATAGGTTGTGAGTTTTATGACTTACTCTAAGCCTTTGGTTAGTACTTCAGACTCTTAGACGTATGTCGGTTTGATGTCTAGTAATGAATTATGCTTCCTTTTGTTAATTTATGCATTTATAATATAAGAAACATATTGATTTAAGTGCAAAATATATTCTAGAAATGATTTTAAAGGTTTTTGGCACTTAAGGTGCGCTTCACCTACGAAAAGCCCGCGCTTTCGCTTTGCGCTTTGCGCTTTAGCTCCAGGGCCCTTGTGCGCTTCGGTGCGcttcgcgctttttaaaactaaggctTGGGACCCCACGCATTCCATGGGTAAGGACAGTGTATAGAAAAGCGCAACGCGCACTAAAGCGATATGAGTCCTAGAGCTTAAGCGCAAAGCGCAAGCGCGCTTCATCGAAGTGAAGCGCACTTTCTAAGAATttaagggttttttttttactgttatgCATAtattccctctgtatttatttaagcgatacacttgccttttccggtcatatttatttaagagatacttgccatttttagtaacttatcaaccccaccatctaattaaataatctatctacaccccacccccacctccatcccctaaaatgacatggtccccacttgttttacttattaaaatatctacccaaccccacttgttttattactttatttcattcaattctttttcttaatacccgtgcccaaccaagtgtatctcttaaataaatacggagagagtatatcttactaaaataaccgcaaaaatatataaacattAGATTTGCTTCCAAATATATATTACTCTTTGTTTTGACAAATAAAGCATATAACATAGTGTTTATCCAGAAGCTAGGGTCGGTTGTTGTGACACAAAAATAACATTATAAAAAAGAGCTTTCAacgtaaagtaataaaaaaaaaaaaaaaatcaatgaagCGCCAAAAAGCGCGCTTTTTGCGCTTCATGCGATAAGCGCACTTCGGCGTGCTTAATCACAGGAGATTCGCTCATACCTAATTAAGCGCTTTGCCTTGGAGCTTCGAGCTTCAGGGCTTAAGCGCGCTTTTTCAAACACTGGGTAAGGGTTACGCCCTCTAGTTTCTCTCTAGCTTATTGAAATGCTTTTTGCACTCTTTTTTCATTGTGCGGTAATCATATTAAGAAATCATTAATTGGTAGCCAGTGTTAggcataaattaaaatttattaggATGGATGGTTCATGAAAATATAGGGAAGTAATTacgtttaaaattattaaatattcATGTTATTGGTGATGTACGTATTTACGTAATGATGAGTAGTTATATTTCTGTCGCGGAAGATGAGCGCGACGACAACGGTGATAACCAATATATCacatgggcatttggtgaaataagttaatAGCAGGGGCACATCATATAGAAAATGTAAACCTTAGGGGTATACGGTGAATTATGAAAACACGAGGTATATGGTGAATTAACTTAAACtttgagggtatttggtgaagaAACTAATAAATCTACACTCTAAAGTTTACTAAATAAGTTTCAATCACATTCAGCAAGTACAAATAATGGTAATCAAATAATCAATTGCGTTATCTAAGGGGAGCTCAAAATGACCTTATTTGAAGTAATTAATTGTAAAATGAACTTACCTTACTACTGGCCCTTgtcacatttaaatttcagTGAAAAGAATTAAATTAAAGACCTTTATAAACTCTTCTTTAGAAGAAAAAGTTAAATAGTACATATGAAGATGCAaccttttaggaacggagggagtaataagatTGAAAGTAATGACAGAAAAGTTTAATTGTAGGAAAATACGAGGGGTGAAAATAACAAGAaaacataaacaaaataatAGGCACCCAACTCCGAACACTAAACACAAACATCCAACTAGCACAGTCTACAACAAATGATTTCAAGAATAGGTTTCTGGAGGAAACATACGCTTCTATGTTCATTGTCTATATATACTTTGAGGCTTAAGCTAACATGGTCTTGGACAAAAACTTATTACATCTCACAAGTCCCCATCTTTTTCTCCTCCAAAATATGAACATCTAATTTTGATTGATATTGAAGGAACATTAAGTTACCCACGGCTTTTATGCCATCCCAATCCAACTCCGGGTGAAGTTGATATATAACACTTTCGGCACTAGAGTAGCCTCTCAACCAAAACTCATAAGCTTCCTTCTTACTACACGCAATAGTTGCAAGTTCATTGGCCACCTCAACTTCAGCGGTCTTCTTAGCAAGTTCAACCATCTTTCCTTGAAGCTCCTTTTTAGTAGACTCAAGCTCATGCACCACCTCCCACATTCGTCGACGATTCATCTTAACCATCTCTTTCATTTTATTTCGTTCACCCTGCCAGTCAACCATAAGCTTTTGGATCTCGGCATCATATTCCTTCCAAGCATCTTGATATGATATACTTTCTTTTAGCTTCTTAACCTTATTAACAACATCTTCCATCGCATTCCTCGTGTTCTCTCTCTCCATAAGCAAACGAGATCCTGGGAGCTTCTCGTAAAATGTTGGTGAAGGTGCACTTGATTCCAATATTGGAGAACTATGGTCGACGTAACACAATGAAGATTGTCTTTGAATATTAGATTTCAAGGACAACTCAAGATCGGTAGAATAGCATGCCTCTTCAACTTGCAAATCGTCATTATCCACGATTTTTTCACAAACCTCCGCAATACATTTTGCAGAAGAGGGGGGTATCGTAAAGCCATTGTCATTTCCAACTCCTTGAATATGCGGGACAAATGTGTGAGCTTGAACAAACTTTTGAGAAGAAGGGAGAATGGTAGATGCCAAGGCTGCACTTCTTCTCATCCCTTGATTAGGAGAAGAGATACAAATTTCACTATGTTCACCACAAGTCCTGAAATCTTTATATAGGGCACCATTGGAGAAATGATGCTTTTGTGCATCTAGGTCTAATTCCAAATAGTTTATCGGAGTTAACGCTGCAAATGTTCAATATAGTGAGCCGCAAATAAAACTTGACCAACATTGCTCATACTAATTTTGAAGTTAAAAGTACGAAGACAGAAACCACGCAAAAAATAGAAATGTCTAATCCAATAAGAAATAGTAAACTTTGTTTTGTAGCGCATAATAACTACATTTGTTAAAGGCAACCTCAATATCTTCATCTTGGATACAATATCACTCGATACCGGTTTGAGCAAGCTCTAAATATCAAAGCCCGAGGAAATGACCAAGCATGAAGGCAAAGTGGCTAAGAAGAATATTTATATTAAGAATTGACCATCGACTTGAGATCCACGTCAATAAAAACGCGCACCAACTCACATTGCGTTATGTCCTTGAATTTAGAATCCTATATCATAGCCTCCTAGGAGTACCTTAGAGACCACGGGTGTATGAGAAGGAAGAAAAAAAGGCTATGAGGCGTTACGTTATAGGGGGCAAGTGTTTTTTGTTGTAGGCTTAAATTTAAAAGGCGCgacttagttttaaaaagcgtgAAGCGCACTGAAGCGCAAAAGGGCCCTGGAGCTTAAGCGCAAAACGAAAGCGCACGCTTTTCATAGGCGAAGCGCACTtagaaagaaataataaaatttcaaaagttcAGGAAATAGGGAGAAAATATGGAAAgaaaagatgaaaaaaaaaatcaaaacgatgaaagaaaaattcagaatcCGACGGAAGAAATCCGACGAGAAGGCTAGAGAAATCTGGCTATGGGAGAAAATTACACTAGGGTTTTCAAAAACTTCCCAAATATtcgcttttcaaaaaaaaaaatcacgtgATACTTAAAAAAAGAAGATTAGAGTCACGtggctttattttttataaaaaagtaGGGTCTGATGTGCCTAGACTACAAGAAGCGCTAGGAAGCGCAGAAGCACCGAAGCGCTAGGAAGCGTGTGTTTCTTGTATGTCGCTAGGCTTCGGCTGGCAGGAGCGTTTTGCTGCTTTTGAGCTTCCGAGCTTTAAGCGCGTTTTTTAAAACTAGAGCATCGAAGGCGCAAAAGTAccaaaaaacaatcaaaggcgCACCAAGGCGCAAAAGTCCCAAAAGAAGTTGATTACACAcacaattcttttttttttgtagaaaaAATCAAATTAGTATTAATTTTTCACAAAGGGATAGTTTTACACTAAAAGTCTTTTTAAGGAAAAAAGTTAATTGTTGTCACAAAAGGGTAAAACAATAATTATACTAAAACTGAAAACCTTTTTTGAGGAAAAAACGTTAGCGAGGAAAGGTTCACGAGAACTTTTATAACAACCGACTCATTAGGAGAAGTGGCCACACCTTACATAAAACaattattttaaaacaaaaaaaaagagatattTACACGACTCGTCGCCGAAAGAGACAACAAAAGAAGGGGGGAAATATGTAATAATTTGGGATTTTCTCTCTACACTCAACATTAAAGTAAATTCTGACTTTGGGGAACCATTAAACTCACGTGGTTTTGGCtttttaaaagaaattattacatGCCAACAATTCGAGACATGCATCATAAGATTCGTAAGGCGCTGCTCGAGATGGCAATGGATCTAGACCCGATCCGGATCAAATTTTGGACCGGGCAGATAGGATACAATATGGAATCTGCTTTTGAGATCCGGAACTAGTCCATAGACCCGTTTTAAGAAAAAGtaaaaaatttaacaaaaagtACTATCTCCATGAATGATCCTTACGCTTACTATTTACACGGTAATTGAGAAACTTTGACGACAATGTGATGGTGAGTGTAGCAAGTGGAAAAATAAGTGGCTATGAATTGTCCAACAATGTAAGTGGGTAAGTTGTGGTATtctataataaaaagaaaaatgtaAGCGGTATATTCTGGTGGTCCAAATTAGGGTATAAATGTAGAATTTATATATCATAAATGAAACAAAGTACattgtaaagaactttcagaccTGACTAAAACAGAAAGCATAATAacttaatattaaaatattgtgagtgggtaagttgTGGTAGTCTCCTAAAGTTGTATATTGTGGTAGGCCAAATCAGGATATAAATGTAGaatttatatgtcaaaaatgAAATAGAGtagagtgtaaagaactttcaaaacggactaaaacgaaaaGCGTAAATAACTTATAAGAACAGAGGTAGTATatataaaacataaataaaatagaaCTACTTTTACATGATTTAATATTTGTTTTCATTATTTCAttagaaaatattttataaattctTTAAATGCATAATTTTAgtataaatattattatttgaAAGAAGAAAAACTATGTATGTATCCATTTTCGGCACACGTATCCGGCGGATCTAGATCCGAATCCAAAAAAATTTGAACCACATATGCAAATCTGAATCCGGGTCTATGAATCCGATCCAAATCAATTGGTTGTCATCCCTAGGTCGCGTTGCACCGCCTTGAGCCTAGGAAAATGCACGCGCCTTAGCCTGTACTACTACTCAGTTTTTGAAACTAGTTCCAGCCAAGACGCACCAAAGAGGCGCACATTAGCCACTAGTTTCAAAGAAATTTATACAGTGCACTTCAATATGGAGAAACACCCAAAGATGTAGAAATAACATAATTGATATGTATTTATCCTATAAAATAATAAGAGAAAGCCTAAGCCACTTAATCCCATTCAAAATCAACAAAGCCACCAACATCCTTGAGAAATTAACCGATCCTTTCCACCTATACCCCGACATTGCATTATGTCACTATTGCAATATCTTCTCCTTCACCAAATCAAAACCCACAAATTGATGGGATCTTTAACAAATCTTGATTGTTCAGAAAGCACACAAAAGACTTCTTTATATATCCCTCCTTACAACATTGTCTTCTCCAAAGACAACTAACTAGTAAAAGAAAACATGCGAGTAAAAATCATACTCATTTTTATCTCGAAGTGCTATCAAATAACCCCTTGTGGTGATCCTTCTCATCATCCACATATAATTGGCACACTTACTTAGATATAGCGGACCCACCCTAACCTCTTTATCTTCATAAGCATTAGTCGACATCACTGGCATCAAAGCGCTAGGTGACAATTGCATAAGACCTACACATAGTTGGCTAAAAAAATCTTCAAATACGAGTTGCGTCATGCCACACCTTAGTCTGGCAAAGCACACTCCACATCGCTTCTATTACCCAATACTACTTGAACACGTAAAACAATTAAAATCTTGCATCTATTTTAAATACAACGTGATTCAATTTGTTTGGAAGCTAAATTATATTCTCGTTGTCCTTCAATCTTATTAACCAAGTTATTCACGACATAAATAAAACTCTAAAATATCGCCCACACAGTTATAGATAATCTTTTAATGTGAAGGACCCATACCAATTAACTATTTCTTACCACCTTTTTCATATATTACCTTCTTTCTTATACTTTCTATCAAACTAACAATAAAAACACTCTACTCTGTCATATCTACTCTACTTGCAATGAAACAACACAATATATGGCTTACGATATGACTTCCCTAAAAATATGGTAAGAGAAGTGTTCAAAAAAATTTAGGGACGAAagaaaaagttaaaacaatttATTACACCACCCAAGACTCTAAAATGGAAGggtaaacaaataaaataaaatttggtgGAGATGTAATCAATATGTTAAGGGCACCAAAAGTCAATAGGAACGAAATTTAACTATACGAATTCTAGTCGGTTGTCATTCAATTAATTACAGTATAGTTAAATTGAACTTAAAAACAAAGGAAATCTATAGAAATAAATATTACTTAATctttaaacaagaaaaaaagtCGACTATTACACAGAATTAGGAAAGTATCTACAAGTGTGAGCAATTTTCTTtgctaggagagagaaaaaggaaaCGTTTTGACCTTCATGTTCTTTTTGTGATATATCTAGGGGTGTGcacggtccggtccggtccggaccggaaaTTGGACCGGAACCTAGGTCCTtgaaattatacgattccgattttccggtccggtccggaccAGTGACCCAGaatctaattttaaaaatataaattttagatAGAAGAGCCCAACTTGTAGCCCACATACATTAATTTTCCCACACAAAAAAACACTTTTGATATTTTTTGTATGTCATTGGCCTTTATCCCCTTAAATTAAGCTTATGATGTGATGTATGATATACTTAAAGAGAAATATAGGTTGTAAAAAGATAAAATTGTAAAAAcaaattgagtttaagatggTAAATcgcaaaaatttaaaaaaataccGGTCCAAGCTGGTCCAAAACCGGACCGGACCTGAATTTTCCGATTCGGGTCCGGTTCGGGCCGGATTCTGTCAGGTCCGGTCCTCGGTCcgtgaattttgaaaattccgGTCCACCGGTCCAACCGGTTTCGGTCAGGTCCGGTTTTGGACCTGTGCACACCCCTAGATACATCAATATCATACTAAAGGGCTTGTTCTTAATATTGTGAGTGAgaaaattcaattttaaaaaaataaaaattaaaaacaagttTACCTACCTTACTAAAGATCAGTACTTAATAAATTGAAGACTTCGTACTTCAACTTTGAATTCTTTTGATTTCTTAACATCCACGATGACGTTAACCGATGTAAATGGTTTAGTAGACGGTCCGCATAAATTGCCAAATCAAAGGACACCCATACTACATTGCAACCACCTTGTGTTTGCTAACATGGTTAACAAAAAAACATCCAATGACTAGCCCTGCACCCATAATTATTCATATATACTCCCcccgtattttaaaaagtgaTACACTTTGACCGCCACATAGtttaggagagtgagttgaatttattaaaataagatgaaagtggggtagtagttaaattatttattatagtaaaaagatgTTGTGAGTAAATGTGGAGACcacaagaaagaaagaaatattAATGTAATGGAAAGTGAGGACCAAAATatgtcaaaaaaggaaagtgtatctctttttaaaatatggtcatttaaggaaagtgtatctctttttaaaatatgaaGGGAGTAATACAGAATCGTTGCTTTTCCATAAACCCAAAAACACATTTAACCATTTAATCTATAATAGTGtgtcaaacaaaaataaaactatATACACTTCTTAACTAATCCCATATAATAATGCTTGTTCTCTTGTAATAGTAGAAAATACTATTGAAGTTATCATATTTGACCTTGAAAGGGGAAATCGAGTAGCTAAATTGGGTGCAAAGGAAGGTAACGATCCAACTCCTAGAAACTTAATTAAAGGTACACAGTCCAACTCCTATAAACTTTAGAAATCCTTCAAGGAAGCACTAGTCATGCATTTAATACACCAGCTAATAAATCTTGTACATCATTTATCAATGGGGATTTGGAAAGGAAAAGGTTGCATATTTGCGTGTTCCCAAATTAACATCATGTTCATTATTTGATGTCATATGTTCCAACTCAAGTAAGTCCCCAAAATGGATAAATGCATCCAAAACGTAAAACTTGCACTAAAATCCATGGGACCAGTAGCTTCTAAAACTAATGGACTTGTGCAAAAACGCATTTCATCAATTACGTATTGGCCATATGACTATACGAACATACTAAAATTATCTAGACTTATTAAATCTTATTTAAGTTGTAAAATGAACTTTAAAGCCCATAATAACCCTAATATGATTTCAAATAGGGGaaaataaaaacagaaaaaagGCCATGAAATTATCCAATGAACAATAAGTAATTGAAATTGGGCAAAGATGTCAAAGTGCGAAAGGTACTCGAGTAAGGATTACATCCTAGATCAAGGATGTAATGATGTATTACTTCCTAAAAGATAACCCAATTGTGAAATATTACCTACGTGAGACGGTTTGTGCTGACCCGCTAAAACGTTGCATCTAGCCAAAAATGGCACTAGACCGGAAAACCCAACCCAAGCTAAATCTAGCAAAGTCAAGTGACAAAAAAAACAGCCCGCTAAAAGTTTATACCAGAATGtagttgaacttgaaattttagGTTGATCGGCCCAAATCCAACCTATTCAATCAAACGTCTAATCAAACATAATCAAACATAGGATGCGTGTGGGTCACATAAGCAACAAGGTCGATGTGTGTGAGTCAAATAACCAAACAAGGTCGATTAATCATGAAGCTTCAATTTAAGTTTTCGTCTCAATCTGAAACCCTATCCTAAGTACTTTTGTAGTGGTTAACAACCCTCCTACCAAACAAGACTTTCCATGTATAACATACAAACATCAATTGACTTATCCATTGGGTCAATAATTTTGCTCCCCAAAATGTAAGCCTCCCTACAACCAAAGTTGGGATAAGGAGAATGTAGCGTCACGGTCAAGCATAGTAGTGGAAGGCCCGTTCCTCCTATGATGTTGTATCATTAGCTATCCACATTGAGGCAATGTAGCAAATGTCTGTAAGAGCTTGTAGACTCAAAATGAAATCATGTGGAAGTCGTCTAGAGATGTCCTAATACCATGTgctttaaattaaacatttagGATAAACATTAACCAGAAATTTTATTGCTTCCAGTGCACCATAATCCACAGTTATTTGTCTCGGTCACTTGATCTGACTTAATTATCATCCCAAAGAGTAAGTAATCGAATTAAAGGAGGTTAGTTTTTTTCCTTCCTGGTTGAGAACAACCAGCAGAGTGTTATTCCCTACTCCACAACCTATACCTCCATTGTTTTGTTCAACTCCCCTTTAATTGAACATCTTTTTATGGTATGTCCTAAATCTGAATCTACCAAACACAGGACATGTGTTACGTACTTATTTGCACTGGTCTCATTCTCCTTCCTTGCCACTTATACCATGGTATCATGGTGAGGTAAGACTTCTCCTAGTGGACTCACATACGGCACTAGGCTATTAGTGATCTATTTTGCAAACTTTACTAAAAGACAAACGAGTCCCTGAGGTTGGAACCAGAAAATATATACTACATCAAGCGCATGATGCTATCCAAAAAGAAATTGGAGAACAATAGCACCATATCATGAATAGTGGAAAACTAACCTTGATCATTTAATCTAGGATCTACTTGGGCAGCTCTTTCTTTGACATTACTTCTACAAGTGTCAACCATACCATTAAATAGACCACATTCTTGATTGAGGGCTTCAACACGCACTCCATCCACCATTAGTGGGTTATTGTTCACAAACGTGTCAGTTCGGTTTGTTCCATGACACACCTTCATTGGCATAACGACTTTTGAGGCATCGACGGGCTGATCATTTTTTTCTTTCCCTGTATAAATACCAAT
This sequence is a window from Spinacia oleracea cultivar Varoflay chromosome 1, BTI_SOV_V1, whole genome shotgun sequence. Protein-coding genes within it:
- the LOC110775291 gene encoding uncharacterized protein is translated as MKSSKRQKSKKTRKIKRKGLNNFDNSSPWHHPSVKSVEEREKLEKKSGNFRQKNGIEGMVISPRPKVKVCNVCGHCGYSIALIYCSKCSDTAVHQYCLGLPPGSIDDAFDWFCEYCSPLMECEQFDSYGARTEECIEEFTVALERESEHYKNAIVHVEEEVQPLCIWPPSLHCGSSNQYDSCLSLNYILKDMVESEAPVSSFMEFPREIMSGVVLLGSPSGKIVIQIISFSPPPLASSFNKPVEKYGDVMYNRVAQEALDLGDPSLGMDEEICADHSNEDTGLSDATANACQNITSDVREFIVLGLQAIGTGSLHGMKRKRATQVKFDLIPPIGPECKRARSKRCKVSTFSRKEVDTCKLNVLGVPAIGKEKNDQPVDASKVVMPMKVCHGTNRTDTFVNNNPLMVDGVRVEALNQECGLFNGMVDTCRSNVKERAAQVDPRLNDQALTPINYLELDLDAQKHHFSNGALYKDFRTCGEHSEICISSPNQGMRRSAALASTILPSSQKFVQAHTFVPHIQGVGNDNGFTIPPSSAKCIAEVCEKIVDNDDLQVEEACYSTDLELSLKSNIQRQSSLCYVDHSSPILESSAPSPTFYEKLPGSRLLMERENTRNAMEDVVNKVKKLKESISYQDAWKEYDAEIQKLMVDWQGERNKMKEMVKMNRRRMWEVVHELESTKKELQGKMVELAKKTAEVEVANELATIACSKKEAYEFWLRGYSSAESVIYQLHPELDWDGIKAVGNLMFLQYQSKLDVHILEEKKMGTCEM